One Candidatus Rokuibacteriota bacterium genomic window, GCCGTTCCTGACGATGTTCTGCCTCTACTCGGCCTCGGCGAACCTCACGCTCTGGATGGTTCCGTTCCTCCGGGACGTTTATGGTCTGACCACGCCTCAGGCGGCGATCTACGCGACGGCGTCGTCGCTCGCGATCCTGGTGTTCGGGCCCCTCACCGGATATGTGTCGGACCGGGTCCTGGAACGCCGGCGCCCGCTCTACGTGGGACTCTGCTGGGGCTCGCTCGTGCTCTGGGCGACCTTTCTCCTCACGCTCGGCGGCCTCCCGCTCTGGGGGGTGTACACGCTCTACTTCGCCATGGGGATGATGGGCAGCGCGTTTGTCCTGACCTGGCCGATCGGTCGCGAGGTCAATCCCCCCCAGTTCGCGGGGTTGAGCGTGGCGGTGGTGAACTTCGGCGGCCTGTTCGGGGCTGCGGCCACCCAGTGGCCGGTGGGGACGGTGCTCGATGCACGCTGGGCTGGGGCGCTCGCGGGCGGCGCGCGGGTCTACCCGCTCTCGGCCTACGCTGCGGCCTTCGGCGTGTGTGGCCTGTTCATTCTGGCCGCCGCTCTCGTCGCGCTCCTGGTGCGCGAGACGCGCTGCCAGAATA contains:
- a CDS encoding MFS transporter; translation: MGTLGALIATAPLALLASALGWRGAFVLVGGLTVLASLLCWWVVRDHPGESASSREAVANGSGQASAAPAFTQVLGGAAAVLKNAHTWPPFLTMFCLYSASANLTLWMVPFLRDVYGLTTPQAAIYATASSLAILVFGPLTGYVSDRVLERRRPLYVGLCWGSLVLWATFLLTLGGLPLWGVYTLYFAMGMMGSAFVLTWPIGREVNPPQFAGLSVAVVNFGGLFGAAATQWPVGTVLDARWAGALAGGARVYPLSAYAAAFGVCGLFILAAALVALLVRETRCQNIYAMLYPDSRPSGPHRT